The window GCCGCAGTGAGTCGGGGGCTGTCAAAACCTAAAGTAAGGGCCGCGAGATCAGCTTCAAGCTGCTTGGTAAGTTCAGGCCCGGCTGTAGCCTTTTTCCGTTCCGCAATAGCTTCAGGTGTCAGACGTTTGATTACGTCCATAGTAGACTTATCGAGAAAAGATTCGATGGTTACATGACGTACTTGCTTGTCTTTGGCAGGATCATTTATAAAAACCTTGGCAGGGTACAGGATCTTGTAGACACTGTACATATATTGCGCAAAAGAGGGATCGGCTTCTTCCTGGCGTACCTTGTAGAACCTGGTGTACTTGTTCTGCTGAATATCCTTGGCCAACTGCTTGAGCAGCACCTGCTTGTCAGATCCGCCGCTCTCGCCGTCTCCCGAGATAAACGAAATAACCTTGTTTAATACATCCGCCATTATTATTCCTCTAAGAGATTATAACCGCAAACCCGCACGCAGGTTTGCGGTTAACGAAGACTAGAACGGCCTGTCAGCCAAATACTTGTACTCTTTCCACACCCTTTCGGCCTGGGCTTTTGCCTTTGCCAGGAGGGTATCGGCGCGGTCGGGGCTGGCCTGCTTGAGGCTCTTGAAGCGCACTTCCTTGTACATGAAGTCCTCAAGGGTAGTGGTGGCTTCTTTGGAATCAAGCTGGAAGGGATTTTTGCCCTCGGCCTTGAGCCTGGGATCATAACGATAGAGAGGCCAGAGACCGGAAGTAACGGCCGCCTTCTGCTGATCCATACCTTTGTCCATGTCGATGCCGTGGTTGATGCAGTGGGAGTAGGCAATGATGATGGAGGCTCCGGGATAGGATTCCGCTTCGCGGAAGGCCTTGATGGTCTGGGCCACATTGGCGCCCATGGAAATCTTGGCCACATACACGTAACCGTAGCTCATGGCCATGGCGCCCAGATCCTTCTTGGTGATGTCCTTGCCGGCTGCGGCAAAACGGGCAATAGCGCCAATGGGGGTGGCCTTGGACATCTGGCCGCCGGTGTTGGAGTACACTTCGGTGTCCATGACGAGGAGGTTCACGTTCCGGTTTGAAGCCAAAACGTGGTCCAGGCCGCCGTAACCGATGTCGTAGGCCCAGCCGTCGCCGCCCAGTACCCAGACAGACCTCTTGATAAAGTGATCCGCCAGTGAAAGGAGGAGTTTGGCTGTGGGTTTGCTGTTGTTCTTTAAGGCGGCTTTAAGTTCGTCCACGGTCTTGCGCTGGACTTCGATGGCGGCGTCATCTTCCTGGGTATTGGCCAGGAGCTTGTCGATGATACCAGCGGCGATGCCTTCGGACTTTGCCTTGGCGGCAAGTTCTTTTACGTGTTCAGCCAGCTTGTCGCTTGTCATCCTCATGCCCATGCCGAATTCGGCGGCATCTTCAAAGAGGCTGTTGGACCATGTCGGCCCGCGTCCGTCGGCGCGCTTGGCATAGGGGGTGGTGGGGAGGTTTCCGCCGTAGATGGAGGAACAACCTGTCGCATTGGCAATGACCGCCCTGTCGCCGAAGAGCTGGGAGAGGAGCTTCACATAGGGAGTCTCGCCGCAGCCGCCGCAGGCGCCTGAGAATTCGAAGAGGGGCTGCTTGTAGGCCAGGCCCTTCACAGTCGAAAGGTTGAGGTCCGCAGCAGGAACTTCGGGCAGGTTGAGGAAATACTCCCAGGCGGCAACCTGTTCGGCGTGGAACTTGGGATCGTCGGCGTAGGATTTCCAGGAGAGGGCCTGGGGCTTGGAAGCATCCTTGGACATGGGGCAAATGTTGATGCACACGCCGCATTCCATGCAGTCCTCGGCGGAAATCACGAGGCAGGTTTTCTTGCCGTCTATTGGCTTGGGCTTAATGGCCGCAGTCTTGAGGCCTGCAGGGGCTTTGGACACTTCGGCGTCCGTGAGGTTCTTCATGCGGATACAGGCGTGGGAGCAGACCGCAGCGCAGTTGCCGCACTGGATGCACACGTCGGGGTTCCAACTGGGCACCCGTTCCGCAACCGCACGCTTCTCGTACTGGGTGGTGGCGGTGGGGAAGGTTCCGTCGTCGGGGATCTTCGAAACCGCAAGCTTGTCCCCTTCCTGTACCGAAACGGCCCCAAGCACTTCCTTGATCCATGCATCTTTGGAGGTGGAGAAGGGAACCTTCATGTGGAGGTCTCCTGAAGGGGCGGAAGGATACTTCACTTCTTCTACTGCCGAAAGGGCAGCGTCCACAGTGGCATAGTTTTTCTGCACCACTTCGGCGCCCTTTTTGCCGTAGGATTTTTCGATGAAGTGCTTCATCTCTTCCACAGCCTGGGCCTCGGGGAGTACGCCTGAAATTTTGAAGTAAGCGGCCTGCATGACCGTGTTGATACGGTTGCCCATGCCGGTCTTGCGGGCAATCTCGGCGGCGTTTATCACGTAGAACTTGAGTTTCTTGTCGATGATGCGCTTCTGGGTCTCCACGGGGATTTCCTTCCATACTTCCGCAGCGCCGAAGGGGCTGTTGAGGAGGAACACGCCGCCCTCTTTGGCGTTGGCCAGCATATCAAGGACTTCTATATAGGAAAACTTGTGACAGGCCAGGAAATCGGCTTTGGTGATGAGGTAGGGCCGGCGTATGGCTTTTTTGCCGAAACGCAGATGGGAAATGGTAAAACCACCGGACTTTTTGGAGTCATAGGAGAAATAGGCCTGAGCTGAAAGTTCAGGCTTGGCGTCCCCGATGATCTTGATGGAGTTCTTGTTGGCCCCCACAGTGCCGTCTGAACCGAGACCGTAGAACATGGCCTCATTCATGCCCTCTTCGGCCAGGAAGAAATGCTCGTCGTAAGGCAGGCTCTTGCCCAGGAGGTCGTCATTGATGCCCACCACAAAGTTGGCAATTTTCTTGCCCGAAAGGTTGTCGAACACCGCTTTGACCATGGCGGGGGTGAATTCTTTTGAACCCAGACCGTAGCGTCCGCCCAAAACCGTGGGATAATCCTTGAAGGGGGATTTTCCGGCGGCCTGAACTTCGCCCAGAGCAGTGCGTATATCTTCGTAGAGGGGCTCGCCCAAAGAACCCGGCTCCTTGGTGCGGTCGAGAACCGCAATGGCCTTGGTTGTTGTGGGCAGGGCTTTCACAAAAAGCTCGGCGTCAAAGGGCCTGTAGAGCCTTACTTTGAGAACCCCGACCTTTTCGCCTTTCCCGGTAAG is drawn from Leadbettera azotonutricia ZAS-9 and contains these coding sequences:
- the nifJ gene encoding pyruvate:ferredoxin (flavodoxin) oxidoreductase — translated: MANKNKVMIDGNNAAAHVAHALSEVIAIYPITPSSPMGELSDEFSAQGRKNLWGTIPQVVEMQSEAGAAGAVHGALTTGALTTTFTASQGLLLMIPNMYKIAGELTSTVFHIAARALATSSLSIFGDHQDVMACRQTGWAMLSSNSVQEVMDLAIIAHAATLKSRIPFLHFFDGFRTSHEYQKIEEVSFDIMRQMIDDDLVRAHRERGLTPEKPSIRGTAQNPDTYFQGREGVNPYYLKVPGIVQETMDQYAKLTGRAYHAFDYFGAKDAEKVIIIMGSGAETCEETVEYLTGKGEKVGVLKVRLYRPFDAELFVKALPTTTKAIAVLDRTKEPGSLGEPLYEDIRTALGEVQAAGKSPFKDYPTVLGGRYGLGSKEFTPAMVKAVFDNLSGKKIANFVVGINDDLLGKSLPYDEHFFLAEEGMNEAMFYGLGSDGTVGANKNSIKIIGDAKPELSAQAYFSYDSKKSGGFTISHLRFGKKAIRRPYLITKADFLACHKFSYIEVLDMLANAKEGGVFLLNSPFGAAEVWKEIPVETQKRIIDKKLKFYVINAAEIARKTGMGNRINTVMQAAYFKISGVLPEAQAVEEMKHFIEKSYGKKGAEVVQKNYATVDAALSAVEEVKYPSAPSGDLHMKVPFSTSKDAWIKEVLGAVSVQEGDKLAVSKIPDDGTFPTATTQYEKRAVAERVPSWNPDVCIQCGNCAAVCSHACIRMKNLTDAEVSKAPAGLKTAAIKPKPIDGKKTCLVISAEDCMECGVCINICPMSKDASKPQALSWKSYADDPKFHAEQVAAWEYFLNLPEVPAADLNLSTVKGLAYKQPLFEFSGACGGCGETPYVKLLSQLFGDRAVIANATGCSSIYGGNLPTTPYAKRADGRGPTWSNSLFEDAAEFGMGMRMTSDKLAEHVKELAAKAKSEGIAAGIIDKLLANTQEDDAAIEVQRKTVDELKAALKNNSKPTAKLLLSLADHFIKRSVWVLGGDGWAYDIGYGGLDHVLASNRNVNLLVMDTEVYSNTGGQMSKATPIGAIARFAAAGKDITKKDLGAMAMSYGYVYVAKISMGANVAQTIKAFREAESYPGASIIIAYSHCINHGIDMDKGMDQQKAAVTSGLWPLYRYDPRLKAEGKNPFQLDSKEATTTLEDFMYKEVRFKSLKQASPDRADTLLAKAKAQAERVWKEYKYLADRPF